The following coding sequences are from one Nicotiana tomentosiformis chromosome 3, ASM39032v3, whole genome shotgun sequence window:
- the LOC138907292 gene encoding uncharacterized protein — protein sequence MTYGVQITNFVKPFRFLNFWTKDAIFMDVVRQNWEIDFTGDPFLMFKQNIKRVKAARSKWSRETFGDIFKQLAILVDIVRVKEMLFEEEPITENRIVLQKAQSELKKYLSIEDQYWKQKAGMTWFAEGDRNTSFFHNHINGKRKKLQLKRIKSGSGVWIEDQEQLATAAVDFYQK from the coding sequence ATGACATATGGGGTGCAGATAACcaattttgtcaagcctttcagattcttgaacttttggacaaagGATGCTATATTTATGGATGTGGTGAGGCAGAATTGGGAAATTGATTTCACAGGGGATCCGTTTTTGATGTTCAAGCAGAATATCAAGAGGGTGAAGGCAGCACGCTCAAAATGGAGTAGGGAaacatttggtgatatcttcaagcaattggCTATTTTGGTGGACATTGTTAGGGTGAAGGAGATGTTATTTGAAGAAGAGCCTATAACTGagaataggattgtgcttcaaaaggctcaatccgaattgaagaaatacttgagtATTGAGGATCAATATTGGAAACAAAAAGCTGGGATGACttggtttgctgaaggagataggaatacaagtttctttcacaatCATATCaatggaaaaagaaagaaattgcaactgaagaggatcaaaagtGGCAGTGGGGTATGGATTGAAGACCAGGAGCAATTGGCTACAGCTGCAGTGGACTTCTATCAAAAATAG